TAAACAACTCTTAGAACTTCAATCTTCATCTCCATCTTCATCATCGCTTCTTGCTGATCCTCCTAACATCTCTTTTCATCTTCAAACGCCACCACTTGTACACCTACCAAGGTTTTTTTCTAGTTCTTTTCTTATTTACCCAAATGGGTTTTCTCCTGATTTTGGGTCTATTTTGTTCGATATGAAATTTTCTACTTTCTGAAATGTGCTTTTTTTGTGTAAAGTTTTTAACTTTATGATTATTCTGAGGGTTTGGGTGTATTTGTTCTTTGTGGGTGTGTTGCATTTTCTCCCTGGATCGAATTGGGGAAttgtattgtttttgttttttatgttcACTAGGTGTTTCTTAGCACTATCTTAACCATCAAATTTGTAAAGTTTAGGTCTTGCATTTCTATAGTCAATGAAATTATCTCATACTTCTTGTTTATATTCCAAGGGCTAATATATTCTGATCACCTGTAATCATGATACCCAAGTCTATTGGTGCAGTTTGTGCATTCACTTACTAGGATAATTTTAGGATCATTCCCAATGCTAGAGCTTAAACTCGATCTCGTATTTTCTTGTTTGTAGAGTGATCATGTCAAAAGTTGTTGTTCCCAATCCAATAATGGTAAATGTGTTGTTCCAAACGATTAATATGTTGCTTCATTTGTAATGTTGTGCTCTGTATTGTATaggataaatatttaatgacatTTTTCCTGATGGATGTATGAGTTTTCGAGAAGGATTCTATGAAATCCAGCCAGACTTAACTTTTTGTATTGAAACAACTGGTAGATAGGTAGCCACTGGGGGTGAAGCGATGGTCTCTTACACAAAGCTAGTTGGTATCTCAAATGTTAGCAGTTGGAAACAATATAGATTAGCAAAGGAACTTGGTTCAAGTGTCCTTTAGAGATTGTTTGCGCAGTCCACACCAGAGAAAGAACATTTATATTGTAGTGTTTTTGAACTGCACAAACCCcatctctttgttttgcagcgTGACAAGTTTGAGAACTACTTTCCTGGGTTTCAATATCTTGCTAAGAAAGAGTCTTTGCAATCTAGCCAAAGATATTTATGTGTACTTTCTTCGAGCCTATCATTTGGTGAGAACGAAATAAATTTTAACACCTTCTAGGATGCTAATGTAGGAATGAGATATAAGTTCCTCTatgaggattttttttttgctattttataattatgatCACTAAAACCTGTTTGGTTGTGTAAATCCTTTCATATGTGGAACACTATATGGATCTATTTAATTTCTCTTGTGTTTTTAAAATGACATAATGTGTCAGAGAGTTCCCTATTTACATGCTGAATCGCCTGTTAAAGACCATATCTCAAACAAATGTACCCTGGtgtattaaaattatcaaaaggTACTTTTAACAACTTACTTTCTCTCTATTTTAAAGTCATTTATGGTTCTACCATTTGAGATTTTTGCATTCTCATTGCAAAGTAGTCTTATGGGAATACACAGAAGTCAAAACTTTTAAACAAAGCACATGGAGTCTAAAGTTGTACTCAATAAAACGGTGATGATTAGTAGGattgaagttgaaaattcatttttcaactAAAAGTAGAAACTTTACCCTCTTAAAATTATTGGAGCTTATATCTGGCTGATACTTGTCTTGTTGGTTGGAGATGGTTGCCTGCTTTTGTGGCGTTAACACTATATTAAGGTTTCCAGCAtctctacttttatttttgtcatttataaAAGTGGTGTCCGGTCCAGTTTAAGCACACCTCAGCTATTCCATCAGGCCCTTCTTCCTCTCTCAAGCACAGGTACTGGATTACTCTTTCCACCAAACCTTAGTGTCTTTATATCTACCAGGATTTAGACCGGCGCCTCTCATGGTTTTCACACACACCCTAGGGTGCAGGTTTCTAGCATCTTCGTGACTGAATTCTCTgcattttaacatttttttcttctcctattAGTAAACATCAGCAGGTGTGGTCTAGAATAACCAGAAATGAAGGTGCATAGAGTTTGCAGATGCATCTGTTAGCTACGTTGTGCTTTGGTGAGTGAATTAGGTGGAATAATCACATGTTAAGACTAGTAGTTATGTTCCCTGTTGCGTAGAAGAGTCATTAGGGAAATGCTGCTTTCAGTAGTATGTTTATTTCTGTATGATTTAATTTCCAAGTTACTAGTTCTGCTAACTCTTACTCTCAAGAGTAAATGCTTTTTTGGCACATTGTTCTCTAGAGCCATTAAAGCTGAGGACATTGGTTACTCAGGTCTGGTTAAAATGAAGACTCTATATTAATTTGTGTTGCAGTCAAACTGACAGTAAAGGTGAAACATGAGTAAAACAGATCAATTTCATGTGAAAGTTCTCCATGTTCAATGTTCTCTTAGACTTGATGGATATCTTATAAGTTAGATAAGCTTGTAATAATACTATAATAGAACATAGTAAGTTAAGCAAGTTTGCAAAATAAAACCTTCTCACTAGCTTTACAAAGGTTAGTTTAGGCGCATCACCTATATTTACCTAATCTGGAATCTTCTCAATTACCTGTGCATTTTGAATTGGGCTGATGAAGTGCTACAATACCCGTCAGTTGTCACAGGTCATTTTGCCGGGTTCCTTTGACATGATTCCTCACAAGCGCCCATACTTTATGTGTTCACTTGTATCAAGTTTGGCTAAGGTCTATTCAGTAGGAGGATCATCCACCCAATTTAAAgctttttttttcaacatattACTTTATGAATGAATAATTAGGAGTAGGTAGGCATGGAAGTCAGGCTTGAAACACGAAGCATCCCCAAGAGCGACAAATTTAAGTATTTTGGGTTGATAAACTATAATCTAGGGAAGTGGAGACATCGACGATGATATCACTCATTGTATTGGTGTGGTGGATGAAGTGGAGGCTCGCCACTAAAGTCTTGTGTGATAAAAAGATACCACCGGAACTCAAAGAGAAGTTCTATAGAGTGGTAGTCAGACCGACTTTGTTGTATTGAGCGGAGCGTCGACTTGTCAAAAACTCCTATGTACGGAAGATGCATATGTGGTAGATGAAGATGTTGAGGTGGATGTGTGGTCACACTAGGATCAATAAGATTAGATATGAGTATATTCGTAATAAGGTGGGAATGGTCTCTGTTGTGGACAAGATGAAGGAAGTGAGACTGAGATGATTGGATATGTGAAGAGATGTGTAGATGCACCGGCGAGAAGGTACATGAGTTTGGTTATATACAGGGTATGAGGAGAGGCAAAGGTAGGCTAAAGACGAATTGGAGAGAGGTGATAAGATAAGATATGACCCAACTTCAGGTTACCGAGGACATGACCTTAGATAGGAAGGCGTGGCGGAGACATATTAGGGTAAAAGGTTAGTAGGTAGTGTAGTGTTTTTTTGATGAAGTAGTAGGTAGTGTATTCTTGTCTTGCTTGTGGTGGTTGGCGTTTGTCATTGTCATTGTACTAGTTGTAATGTTGTAGTTCTTGTTTTTAATAATTCTCGGTgttaaataatgtttataataaTCTATCCTAGTATGTTGTTTAGTGTTTTTCCATTATCACACTATTTTGTTGTTACTTGCTCTATTCTTTTTATTGTCTCCTTTTTACCTGGATTTGCTGCCGTTGAGATGAAGGTCTCTCGCAAATGGCCTTTCTACTTCAACAAGGTAGTGGTAAGGTCGGTGTATATTCTACTTTCACCCAGGCACTgtttgtgggatttcactgggtgtgttgttgttgtatgaatgaataatgataaaattacacgttaaagcaaaaaaaatgaaaaaaactagGTATTTAAATCCACGGTTATCCCCGAATTTTTAATTACCTTGAAGGTTAACTTGCAGGGGTGTTCAGTCCTTTTTCAGTTTCTCATATAAGATATTGGTTTCATGATTCACTGCATAATGCAATTTTTGAAACCTTTTAGCTTTGgcaaaaaatatgtaaattaacCAGTTTTGCATTTGTGCAGATGTTATTTTCTGAATCTTGATGAAAATTCTGCCGAAGACAGTTGCTACAATATCATCATGACTGCTGGAAAATCTGAAAATCTCAAGATGTTGGAACCAGGAAAGCCTCCACCAAAAAAGAAAGCCCGGAAGGAGAGAAATCAGGGAAAAGTGACTGGAACTTCATGCTCCATCGAGAATTTGGATCAGCAAATTTGGAAAGAATTTCCTGAAGACCTATTTGAAGCTGTTGTTGCAAGACTACCAGTTGCCACTTTTTTCCGCTTCAGATTAGTTTGCCGAAAATGGAACTCAATGCTGACGTCCCAAAGTTTTTCTGAACAGTGTGCCCAAGTTCCTCAACCACAACCATGGTTCTACACCATTACTCATGAAAACGTGAATACTGGAGCCATGTATGACCCAACATTGAAGAAATGGCATCATCCTACTATACCTGCACTGCCAACCAAGTTGATAGTCTTGCCAGTTGCTTCTGCAGGAGGTCTTGTCTGTTTCCTTGATATTGGACATAGGAGCTTCTACGTATGCAACCCTCTTACTAGGTCTTTCAAAGAGCTACCAGCCAGATCAGTTAAAGTGTGGTCCCGTGTGGCAGTaggtatgacattgtgtgggaAATCAGCCGGTGAGGGATACAATATCCTTTGGGTTGGTTGCGATGGAGAGTTTGAAGTTTACGACTCCAGAAATAACTCTTGGGCTCGTCCAGGAACCATGACGTCGAATATTAAGCTCCCTCTGGCACTCAACTTCAAGTCGCAGACAGTGTCCATCGGTAGTAAACTTTACTTCATGCGCTCGGACCCTGATGGGATCGTGTCCTATGACATGGTTTCTGGGGTTTGGAAACAGTTCATTATCCCTGCCCCGCTACATTTGAGTGATCATACACTAGCAGAATGTGGGGGGCGCATAATGCTTGTGGGTCTGCTGTCAAAGAATGCAGCCACTTGCGTGTGCATATGGGAGCTGCAAAAGATGACTCTTTTGTGGAAGGAGGTTGACAGAATGCCAAACATATGGTGCTTGGAGTTTTATGGAAAGCACGTTCGAATGACTTGCTTGGGTAACAAAGGTTTGCTCATGCTATCGCTAAGATCAAGACAAATGAACCGTCTAGTTACATATGATTTCTCAAGCAGAGAATGGATGAAGGTCCCTGGTTGCGTTTTGCCACGTGGGAAAAAGAGGCAATGGATCGCATGTGGGACTGCTTTTCATCCCTGTCTAACAGCTGTGGCTTGATTTGGACTGCCCAGTAAAGTTGTAGTCCCAGCAGGGCACTGTACTAGCTTTTCCAGTTATCATTTGCAGCCCAGTCTACTGTGCTGATATAAGAAGAAAAACGATGTGTGAATTTATTACCACTCTCTCTTGTATAAACATGTACTACTAGTTTTTGAGCTTTTGATTCATGAGGAGACTAATCTACAATGCTCTACCTACTATTTAACATTCAGCCAGCTTTAAAAACTTTCAAGGGAGTTTATTGGGTTCTATTATGGAGCATGTGTCTTTTTATAATTTACTTCAATCAATCCACCTTTTTTACATAATTTCAGTACTAGGAGAGACAAAAATAGAACTCAACCCCTTCAATCTGTCCAATATGTTAAAGTTAGACCCGTTTATTCATGTAGTAGTTCAATTCGTTTCAGTTCaatctattttaattcattacgaattgaattcaatttgacttatgatatatattttgtcaaacatatttatttgatatatgcTATATATTATCATgataaagaaaacaatttttttaattaaatattagaattttataataaaagaacaaatagaCAATATagccttttttttttgctgCATACATATTATACTTTTGTGTTTCTAATAAAAGAGGCTTATATgcctcaattttttattttgtttttaaaaggTTGAATTATAAGAGTGAGCATTTCAGCTCAAGTCATTGACAATAACTTGTTAATTTATTATCTCAACCCAATTTAACATACTTAAATCCAACTCAATCCATTCATTTGACACTAATGACATTTTACTATGCGTGAGTTATTACATTGGGCTCTAGTGCTGCAATTATACGAGAAACTACGTATATTGCACAAGTCTTCAAAATGACGAGCCGATTCAACTCCAATCCTCTAatattattcccaaaatataTGTATGCTTTTCTCATATTGATAGCTGACACTCCAAAATGTACAAGTTCATGTACAAAATTGCTATTCTCTAGGTACCAATAATCAACTCCAGTTAGACAAGTCACCAATgatcttttccttctttttttgtttccaTTTACGTtaattaatatacataattGAAATATCCCCAAGTAAAACTTATTTAAGTAGTTAAGTAGCTTTGCCACAAGCTAATACACTATTGATCCTcttagaattaattttttttcctaaaataattagatatgTGCAGCAGTTCGTTCCAAATATCTTCCCATTTGATGACACAGTTCTTCCAGTAAAAAGGATTTTATAAAATGTTTAAACCAGAAATATAAAGGAATACTCCAAAAATGGGTAGGAACAATGACGGAGAACACAAACATAACCACATGATGAGAcgagaaaatttatattttgagtCTCACAAATTAAAAAACACATTCCTACAAAAGTTTTTTTAGCTAAACTTTGAGGAAAACAAAACTACAGCAACGCAGGCGCCACTACTTGTATAACTTTGCAAGATTAAGCCATACCCCCGCTGGTTGCTGTCCTTATTATCTGGAACAAAGCTGCAAGCGGAGAACAAAGAATTATTTCAACCAAAAATAGCAAAAACAGTAAAGCAAAGAAATATTCATGTGGAACCTCacataacatgaaaaaattgtgtaaaggaatgagaaaagaaaacaataatctCTCAAGGATCAACACAAAAAGTTATTTCCCGAAAGAAGAAAGCTAGGTTATCTAATGCACTGCTAGCAGCTGACATACATTGTTAAATATTTATGCATATAACCTGGTTAAGATTCTATAATGGTAGGAATATATATTGATAACGAGAGTTTAGATACTTCTAGTTTAATGCCTCGGATATCAAGAGGCAAAAAATTGGAGACAAAAAGATGTACAAAGATCTTACATGAGCCAATGACAACAAAGACGAAGAATCCAAGCAAGATAGGGCCAACTGGATACTGGCTTCCCTTCTTTGCAGTAGTTTCAGGAACAGCTCCTCGCTTggtaatatttttctcaaacctcTCCACCTTCCTATCAGCAAGACGCCTTGATGTAGTCTGGTCAAATGCAACAAAAAAGAATGATTCACAACAAACAACATCATATACATCCATATTGCAAATATGCAATAGTTTAGATTACCCCATTGGTTTAGCAGAGGGGAACCTTTCTTTAGCTGTAAAATAGCTATGACAACCCATTCTAGTCCTAAATCAATGTCGTCTATTGCAACTTCATTTAGCGTTTTATATACTCCCAATGCTTAGTTAACTATCCAAATAACCTGGATGCTAATAGACTAAACCACCATTGTGTACGCCTCTTTCTGATAAATTAAGGGAATCCTTGCTAAAAGCAGGAACTGTTACTTTATTGGAATTACTGCAAAAGAATATATAATGTTGCCCACTGGGAGAAGTTCTCCCCAAATAATCCAAAATCAAAAACACTTCTGATCCTATGCAAAATCTAAAAGTAAATTGGAAAATCTAAGCACTAATTGTCTTTTAGTCTACAGGTATACCTGATTCCAAAGTTAACCAATTAAATTAGATGACAAGAAGAAAAATTATCCTTATCAATTGATCATTGGATATTGTCCAAAAAGATCATTGGATATTGTCCAAAAAGATGATTGATTTACTGTGCATTTATATTTCCATCACAATTACTGATTTAAGATAAGAGATGAACAAGCATACTCCATGTTGAATAAGGATGAACATGATAATTTAAAGGTGAAATGGAATTCACACTGAATAATCCAAAAGAATTCCAAAGAAACTACATGTAAATGTAGAGTTTATTAAACAAGACCTGGGCATTGTTTGTTTTCATTAGGATTGGTTCTTAGGAATCTGAATATACGTATGAATATTAAAATGATGTGCATTAAGATTAACAACATCCAAATCAAAATACTATGAATATCATGAAGTCTCTAGATGACTAAGATAACATGTTTTCAATATCTAAATGTGCATAATTTATCCATTTgaacataaaacaaaattaaaattaaaataatattaaacattatattcataagatattataaaaaatcttatatcagaaaaatagaatgaaatatttcatttttttttttgaatgaatgtttcatatttgaacaaatattttgagaaatctgaatcaatataaaattaatgtaacAAGATGAAAACTGGTTTTTCTTGAAGAATTGTTGCATTTGCTTTAATTTTACcttaaagaaaattgaaattgcATATGCATTCATCCTTCTGAAATACTTTATTTGATAACTGTAAACATACAGattaagaatttaaattttataagggctaaatgtttgaatttttttttgcagagaGAAGAAACGTAGCCGTGAAAGttagggaaaaaatattttacgaGTTGAACAATGTTAAGACTCTATTACAAATCTAATTCATTCAGATCTATTAGCAGCTTTAAACGGAACAAAACAAATCCAATTACTGGACTAGATCTGAATATTTATGATTCAAACTAAGAcctaaatgattatttttaagaattttaccGAAACGAACATCAATTCGTATCTGGATCAGAgcaattaaacaaataaaaaattattataaggTTAAGAAATCAACAGATCAATCCTGCGAATgacaaaaattaatcaaaataatgaGATAGGAACATCAACCGTTAAtgcaattttaataaaaaaaaaacagttatCCGTGGCCAATTACCTATtaaaacttacaaaaataagaaaaaatatccaAATATAATGATAAATCATCAGAACAATCACACGATCATAGATCTGGATAATTATGAATCCGAGCAATAAGCCAGAAgcaaaattaatcaataaaaaacaaAGCAGAAGAGAGATTTTAccatttttaaaggaaaatgtGGTGGCCGCCGATATATGAGAACAGAAAAATTGCAGAGAGAATTATATTTTAGCTAAAAGTTGTTCCTCCTTCTCTTTGCCccaattttattttgtcttattGATTGAATTTCAACTGTTTTTGAAAGATTTATAGGTGGCGAAGATATCGAGGACGAGAGGCACAAGAAAAACGCGTCACACTCCTTCCATTGATTGGACAAGGGGTGTTTAATCACGTCGCTATGCTTAGCTGTCAGCAAATCATTGGCTAAATTTTAACACGTCAGAATTTATTGGGCTTTTGGGCCTATGTACCTCAACCAGTATACAGACTACAGCCCAGCCCATGATATTATGTTATGACAAGTTCCTAATATATACAAAAAGGGCAAATACCTAATTAGAGATAACAAAAGGTAAATTACGAAAAATTTTATCAGTTTATGAGTTAATTACTTAGAGATTGTGATGATCGGGGAGTATCCCCTAGAAGTTACACGGTGTACTTGATCTTTTGGAGGTCTTCTACAAGACTCTTAACtattattcattacataagtATGAAAGGAAgcgtggaattaaaacttttcacaacataactaataagaaactcttttataaaaactAAGGAACAAGTCTTATCATCACAAGCAATCTTAGACACGTCTTAATATTATAGGATCGCGACCCTTTATATTGAAAGAAACATACTAAGACTTAAACAATGTcttaaaagaaagaaactaaaagaaacatagttcatgtcctcaaacatatgaggacatacaaatcttgagagaatcaactttccaagcttcaccttctaaGAACATTCACTTGCCTTCCACCTATATTTATAGAAATATagaagaatatgggttagtacaaacattgtaatTAGTATGGtcatatgaaaaaacatgctaaaaatgacattttagtTGGAACATACTTTTTATGCTATtttagtaaaaccttcatgaatcaagTTTACAAAGCATCATTTCATATACAAGTAAAACTTCCTTAACCTCAACATTTAATCACATTCATCACGTAATCCATTTTATCATTTAGACCttcctatccaaagttatcctGAGACTCACCTAGGTAAGAAATGAAGTGACCACCCGTACAACCTCTTCattacacacctaagtgatccttaagacttccaaagataagcaTGCtccatttcaattcaacatatcAACACTCATTACTAAAAACACTAGAGGAAACATACATGTCTTTAGGAACTTCACGTAAAGATCATCCTccaagacaacccccaagtgtaacttagtgcaatgtgaaagtagcatcccgtACTACTACTTCAACCTTAGTGCTCCTTGAGAATCACCATAggctaggcacatcacattcatcatttacATATCTTTCATTACTTTTAGACATAAGACCGAcatgcttcattaacattagacataaaatCAATTTACCTCATCAATATTATATAGTAAAGCATtcatacattttcatataaggacacaccaagacttcctccaaatgtctacttgtgcgaaggatagatagcgtctcattccaccacttaccctaagtagtacacccttaagaagacttagttcattacattagtttgtgggggctagctttaaccgacatagactatgagAGCTATACATGAAATCCTAGTATTAATCCCTATCGGATAAGGGTTCCTCACTTGCCTAAagtagggtcattctcttagccttTACTTGGATCTCCAATAGATAAACATATGCGGGCGCATAATTAAGGGATAAAGAGATTGCTTATAAGTattacatctcaactcacgaagagtactcatctctagaggtacattggatacgacatctctactcacaaagagtatccaccccttcttcaaatcctctcggtgctaatcATAACTCCCCCACTGAGTCTtagacattcattacattcattaattgTAGGTTAAGAGATTTCTATtaagtactacatctcaactcacgaagagcaCTCATATCTAGAGTTACTTTTTgatactacatctcaactcatgaagagtatccaacctccaaccaTTCTTTGaaaagctcttgggaatagtgaggttgctactgaacacttcatctcaactcacgaagagtgtccacccaaaatccccctttttCACTCACTAGAGTTTTTAGAAATAGTAAGGTTGATACGAGACACTTCATCTCTGCTCACGAATAGTGTCTACCCTAGAATCTCCCATTTTTATCCATaaacttcattaattcattcaaagtgtgtgcGTGTGAGTATATGTGAGAACACTCTTCACATAATCACCTTATTCATAACATTGACTTTTAAACTTAATCAtagtatattaattataattcacACACTATCATGCTTCACATTCATATTATACTTCATTTATACATAACATCTTCAAGACACATATTCTCAACTTCATAAAACATCTCACGCATCATCATAAcatcactttacttcacattcaatgccttcaaggccataatcataatccacatatataatcatatacatcAGGTAAACAgcgtcaccataagtggaccataccactcaagatcaaTTCAACTAAACAACATTgatcaacttacccttcatccaaaaTTTGACCACCTTTTCTCAATTCtcaaataaattatcataataagTCATAAATGGCAGTAGATAATCACAATACgacaaaagaaaaacacaactGTAACATTGTctaatcatatacattaaacccacttcataagcccAATATTAAAATTTGCATATTCAT
This portion of the Solanum pennellii chromosome 12, SPENNV200 genome encodes:
- the LOC107007095 gene encoding F-box only protein 6 isoform X1 codes for the protein MEVLAMLRQLIGQVKQLLELQSSSPSSSSLLADPPNISFHLQTPPLVHLPRCYFLNLDENSAEDSCYNIIMTAGKSENLKMLEPGKPPPKKKARKERNQGKVTGTSCSIENLDQQIWKEFPEDLFEAVVARLPVATFFRFRLVCRKWNSMLTSQSFSEQCAQVPQPQPWFYTITHENVNTGAMYDPTLKKWHHPTIPALPTKLIVLPVASAGGLVCFLDIGHRSFYVCNPLTRSFKELPARSVKVWSRVAVGMTLCGKSAGEGYNILWVGCDGEFEVYDSRNNSWARPGTMTSNIKLPLALNFKSQTVSIGSKLYFMRSDPDGIVSYDMVSGVWKQFIIPAPLHLSDHTLAECGGRIMLVGLLSKNAATCVCIWELQKMTLLWKEVDRMPNIWCLEFYGKHVRMTCLGNKGLLMLSLRSRQMNRLVTYDFSSREWMKVPGCVLPRGKKRQWIACGTAFHPCLTAVA
- the LOC107007095 gene encoding F-box only protein 6 isoform X2, whose product is MTAGKSENLKMLEPGKPPPKKKARKERNQGKVTGTSCSIENLDQQIWKEFPEDLFEAVVARLPVATFFRFRLVCRKWNSMLTSQSFSEQCAQVPQPQPWFYTITHENVNTGAMYDPTLKKWHHPTIPALPTKLIVLPVASAGGLVCFLDIGHRSFYVCNPLTRSFKELPARSVKVWSRVAVGMTLCGKSAGEGYNILWVGCDGEFEVYDSRNNSWARPGTMTSNIKLPLALNFKSQTVSIGSKLYFMRSDPDGIVSYDMVSGVWKQFIIPAPLHLSDHTLAECGGRIMLVGLLSKNAATCVCIWELQKMTLLWKEVDRMPNIWCLEFYGKHVRMTCLGNKGLLMLSLRSRQMNRLVTYDFSSREWMKVPGCVLPRGKKRQWIACGTAFHPCLTAVA
- the LOC107007096 gene encoding stress-associated endoplasmic reticulum protein 2-like, producing the protein MTTSRRLADRKVERFEKNITKRGAVPETTAKKGSQYPVGPILLGFFVFVVIGSSLFQIIRTATSGGMA